A window of Fluoribacter dumoffii NY 23 contains these coding sequences:
- a CDS encoding AraC family transcriptional regulator, with translation MITHQVDLRSYQTETCSHAHDFAQLVLPLSGTMELQAGHYSGIVNQDVGVFIAPKERHCFAGSQNNLFLVVDVAARKVPHNNSHAFNLTPSLKKLIQFTHFYLAADDGDLFTESLINPLLVHLATKSFAPKLDQVVIKAKNWIDFYFAEAVNVSHVAKHCHLSVSQLQRRFKQTLGYSIAEYWRLKKLMQAKQLLLSKNSSIEAVALAVGYENVPAFSRRFSKVYGESPFQWKTKALSAKKMRELDNS, from the coding sequence TTGATTACGCATCAGGTTGATCTTCGTTCCTACCAAACTGAAACGTGCAGTCATGCTCATGATTTTGCCCAATTGGTGCTGCCTCTTTCGGGCACCATGGAGCTGCAAGCAGGCCATTATTCCGGAATAGTGAATCAGGATGTGGGTGTTTTTATTGCGCCCAAGGAACGCCATTGTTTTGCAGGAAGTCAAAACAACCTTTTTTTAGTGGTAGATGTTGCTGCCCGAAAGGTGCCTCACAACAACTCTCATGCATTTAACTTAACTCCCAGCCTAAAAAAACTCATCCAGTTCACTCATTTTTATTTAGCAGCTGATGACGGGGATTTATTTACGGAGTCTCTAATTAATCCACTGCTTGTCCATCTTGCTACAAAATCATTTGCCCCCAAGCTGGATCAGGTGGTGATAAAAGCTAAAAACTGGATTGATTTTTATTTTGCAGAAGCCGTAAATGTGAGTCACGTCGCCAAGCACTGTCATCTGAGCGTGAGCCAGTTACAGCGTCGTTTCAAACAAACGTTGGGTTACAGTATTGCAGAGTATTGGCGATTGAAAAAATTAATGCAGGCAAAGCAGTTGCTTTTGTCGAAAAATAGTTCTATTGAAGCTGTAGCCCTTGCTGTGGGCTATGAAAATGTTCCCGCTTTTAGCCGACGGTTCAGTAAGGTTTAT
- a CDS encoding Hsp20/alpha crystallin family protein, producing MSRVTQFKKGPGKGASSKGSSIQINRSQNPFLSLQNEVDRLFNDFTEFFSPTKFNWGQFEKMDLSPSMDIVEDQEHFCVQLEMPGMDEKDIKVSISDNILTISGEKSVSKKNEGKRYLSREISFGKYERSISLPSTVDLNNAKATFKKGMLWVELPKKAESKTGIRDIKVEQTK from the coding sequence ATGAGCAGGGTAACACAGTTTAAGAAAGGTCCTGGGAAAGGGGCGTCTTCTAAGGGATCTTCCATTCAAATTAATCGTTCACAAAACCCTTTTTTAAGTTTGCAAAACGAAGTGGACAGATTATTTAATGACTTTACCGAGTTTTTTTCTCCAACCAAATTCAATTGGGGACAATTTGAAAAAATGGATCTTTCCCCTTCAATGGATATCGTTGAGGATCAAGAGCATTTCTGCGTTCAGCTCGAAATGCCCGGGATGGATGAAAAAGACATTAAAGTCTCAATATCAGACAATATACTCACTATTAGTGGGGAAAAATCTGTTTCTAAAAAAAATGAAGGTAAAAGATATCTTTCCCGAGAAATCAGCTTCGGGAAGTATGAACGCTCTATTTCCTTACCCTCTACCGTGGATTTAAATAACGCGAAAGCAACCTTTAAGAAAGGAATGCTTTGGGTGGAATTGCCCAAAAAAGCGGAATCTAAAACCGGTATTCGAGATATAAAAGTTGAACAGACCAAATAG
- a CDS encoding DUF6790 family protein: MASLIILAMRNFTITCFILGLLCAFLACLQRVIRSGALKKEGVIERIFSWYLLFNIGLAYLFNFVMHVFFGDFTAQFIGWPQSPFQMEVGFASLGIALNGLISFKAPIAFRAATIIVPAAFLWGAAGVHLYQMIVAHNFEPGNAGSVFWTDILMPLFAFFLLWLNYRNPEKK, translated from the coding sequence ATGGCCAGCCTAATTATTTTGGCAATGCGCAACTTTACCATTACTTGTTTTATTCTTGGTTTGCTCTGTGCTTTTCTGGCATGCCTGCAAAGGGTAATCCGTTCAGGAGCTTTGAAAAAAGAGGGGGTTATTGAACGTATTTTTTCCTGGTATTTATTATTCAATATCGGCTTGGCCTATTTATTTAATTTTGTGATGCATGTTTTCTTCGGCGATTTTACTGCACAGTTTATTGGCTGGCCGCAAAGTCCCTTTCAAATGGAAGTAGGATTTGCCAGTTTGGGAATCGCTTTAAATGGTCTAATCAGCTTTAAAGCCCCCATTGCTTTTCGTGCTGCAACAATTATTGTGCCTGCTGCTTTTTTATGGGGGGCTGCTGGAGTACATCTTTATCAAATGATAGTTGCCCATAATTTTGAACCCGGAAATGCGGGCAGCGTATTTTGGACTGATATCCTCATGCCGCTTTTTGCCTTTTTCTTGTTGTGGTTGAATTACCGAAATCCGGAAAAGAAGTAA
- a CDS encoding histidine kinase encodes MNKIMKVHFHRCNISKLIHEINQPLTAIKAYLGGCELRLQKNDLSAEQMINAVQKINKHTELLQHKISSMQELIAQENPVDTQSIDALIAEIIFLYSYEMEHYNIELILNLQDHTPALLMDKFPIKHVLFRILKKCITTVEKNKIQNSKLEIQTTVQKDTIKIIIISNCFMEENDLEKELTYCRTFFNVDNGTLSADLLTDGICFQIMIYH; translated from the coding sequence ATGAACAAAATAATGAAAGTGCATTTTCATAGGTGTAATATTTCAAAGTTAATTCATGAAATCAATCAACCATTAACAGCAATTAAAGCCTATCTTGGTGGATGTGAACTTAGATTACAAAAAAATGATTTAAGTGCTGAGCAAATGATTAATGCCGTGCAAAAAATTAATAAACACACCGAATTGTTGCAACACAAGATTTCCTCAATGCAGGAACTTATAGCTCAGGAAAATCCGGTAGATACTCAAAGTATTGATGCTTTAATCGCTGAGATTATTTTTTTGTACTCCTATGAAATGGAACACTATAACATTGAATTAATCTTAAATTTACAAGACCATACCCCCGCTCTTCTGATGGATAAATTCCCCATCAAGCATGTTTTGTTTCGTATACTGAAAAAATGCATCACTACTGTAGAAAAAAACAAAATACAGAATAGTAAACTGGAAATTCAAACAACCGTGCAAAAGGACACTATAAAAATAATAATAATAAGTAACTGTTTCATGGAAGAAAATGATTTGGAAAAGGAATTAACTTATTGTCGTACTTTTTTCAATGTAGATAATGGAACCTTATCAGCTGATTTATTGACTGATGGTATTTGTTTTCAAATAATGATATATCACTAA
- a CDS encoding response regulator transcription factor — translation MPHKNTTIFIVDDDPEICKSFRWLFESINLQVQTYENAKDFLDNYNNQSGCLIIDVRMPVMSGLELLEHLHSTKNQLSVIIITGYGDIAMAIRAMKAGAEDFILKPVNHQNLLEITQRCLKKIKNNTTQSQGDFQERMNSLTKREKQVMDLVVEGKLNKQIAYELNISISTVEVHRANVMRKMGVKSLAELIKINLIYDKVINSPAVLNEST, via the coding sequence ATGCCTCATAAAAATACAACTATTTTTATCGTTGATGATGATCCTGAAATTTGCAAATCTTTCCGCTGGTTATTTGAGTCAATTAATCTGCAAGTTCAAACTTATGAAAATGCTAAAGATTTTCTTGATAATTATAATAATCAAAGTGGATGCTTGATCATTGATGTACGCATGCCGGTAATGAGCGGTTTGGAATTACTGGAGCATTTGCATTCAACAAAAAATCAGTTATCAGTGATAATCATCACGGGTTATGGGGATATTGCAATGGCGATAAGGGCTATGAAAGCGGGCGCGGAGGATTTCATCCTAAAACCCGTCAATCACCAGAACTTATTGGAAATCACGCAAAGATGCCTTAAAAAAATTAAAAACAATACCACCCAGTCTCAAGGTGATTTCCAGGAGCGAATGAACAGTTTGACCAAACGGGAAAAGCAGGTCATGGATTTGGTTGTGGAAGGTAAGCTGAATAAACAAATAGCCTATGAGCTTAATATATCGATATCCACGGTGGAAGTTCATCGTGCTAACGTCATGAGAAAAATGGGGGTTAAATCCTTAGCTGAACTGATAAAAATTAATCTTATTTATGATAAAGTCATTAACTCCCCTGCTGTTTTGAATGAATCCACTTAA
- a CDS encoding response regulator, with amino-acid sequence MSLQKKEQFILLIDDNNAVREALVWALEYAGYLTVAVQDGQEALTLLEKDPLPVVIFLDLMMPVLDGFEFREKKKLSSRICNIPTIITSAKTNLEKMEKMSCETFLPKPFDLNELFHLLKKIV; translated from the coding sequence ATGAGTTTGCAAAAAAAAGAACAATTTATTTTGTTAATTGACGATAACAATGCAGTAAGGGAAGCCCTGGTTTGGGCCTTGGAATATGCCGGGTATTTAACTGTGGCTGTTCAAGATGGACAGGAGGCATTAACCCTTCTTGAAAAAGATCCCTTACCTGTAGTTATTTTTTTGGACCTCATGATGCCTGTTCTTGATGGCTTTGAATTCAGGGAGAAAAAGAAATTATCGTCAAGAATATGTAATATTCCAACAATAATAACTTCAGCTAAAACCAATTTGGAAAAAATGGAAAAAATGTCTTGTGAGACTTTTCTCCCCAAACCCTTTGATTTGAATGAATTGTTTCATCTTCTGAAAAAAATAGTGTAG
- a CDS encoding chemotaxis protein CheB: MFKNYLIVIGGSAGAITALQNLLPRLPADFPAAILIVIHLPPHLPSRLSNVLKPYSKMPVSKPLDGMILKSNHIYVAPPNFHMRVAHDKIYLTQDAEIHHCRPAIDPLFISAAANYGKQVVGIVLSGVLDDGSAGLKEVKEHNGLAIIQSLNEAEFPDLPKHAAEKTEVDFCLPMEDIASLLINHVTGSGSFGVNE; encoded by the coding sequence TTGTTTAAGAATTATCTTATTGTGATTGGAGGCTCTGCAGGAGCCATCACCGCATTACAAAACCTGCTGCCTCGGTTACCTGCAGATTTTCCCGCCGCAATACTGATAGTAATCCACCTCCCTCCTCATCTCCCTAGCAGATTATCTAACGTACTTAAACCTTATTCTAAAATGCCGGTAAGTAAACCTCTTGATGGCATGATACTGAAATCGAACCACATTTATGTTGCCCCACCCAATTTTCATATGCGTGTTGCACATGACAAAATTTACCTGACTCAGGATGCCGAGATCCATCATTGCAGGCCTGCCATTGATCCTTTATTTATTTCAGCTGCAGCCAATTATGGAAAGCAAGTGGTAGGAATTGTGTTAAGCGGCGTCCTAGATGATGGCAGTGCCGGTTTAAAAGAGGTTAAAGAACACAATGGCCTTGCAATTATCCAATCCTTGAACGAAGCTGAATTTCCGGATTTACCGAAACATGCAGCGGAAAAAACAGAGGTGGATTTTTGTTTGCCCATGGAGGATATTGCATCCTTACTCATAAATCATGTAACTGGCTCTGGCTCATTTGGAGTGAATGAATAA
- a CDS encoding CheR family methyltransferase, with amino-acid sequence MTPRKNKTRSKKNITSSEDPSHSLSTTPPQKSLFLIVGIGASAGGLEALRALFSHSKPDDRLAFVVVTHLSPDKISILPEILQQFTSLKVTTIADNQKIEPKHVYVLPPGRYVHIHQGILFLKEPTPETKMHPIDLFFRLLAEDQGSKSVAVILSETGNDGTIGLRVIAKQGGIVIAQIAKSAFYDVMPKSAINTGLVDYIFAPEEIYPFLINYAAHFEHAHIPIQASIAEEIKQILTLLRNNTGHDFSLYKPNTIFRRIQKRLSLLHLDNLEIYIQYIQQNPNELQILFKELLINVTNFFRDPEAFEQLKELLLTQILVNKSQSEHVRVWIPGCSTGEEVYSIAIILQECMEELKCHFNVQIFGTDIDEEAIEIARSGVFPLDIKNDISKDRLNRFFMREEHSYKVNIDIRKMIIFAVQNLIKDPPFTKLDLLSCRNLLIYLSSQLQKRLFSLFHYSLNPGGILFLGTSEAISGSVDLFTILNRRWKIFQRRGGSALFSTIMNPPFLTQQTELMSIDIMEQNNQNTEPNLSRLIERILLENYVPASFVLDEQGKIIYTYGRTSRYIEFAAGEVRLNFIDMIRPELKSKVLAAMRKVSTLQKEEILNGLPFKEDTEFKYINIRVRPLPEAKPFNRTLLLLIFEETPTTLQLNEVPKNDKKSELGKRIIQLEQELKYTKESLQSTIEELETSNEELKSSNEELQSTNEELQSTNEEIETSKEELQSLNEELTTVNSELESRIEQLSSANDDIKNLLDNTEIATIFLDKDLCIKRFTPRATEIINLIPTDVGRPINHIVSNLEYDRLMEDARRVLKTLESKTTEVVDKSGRWYFVRIIPYRTVNNIIDGVVITFLNIHNQKKAENELMRLESQHKITQEIVEKLINDYSCPALVLDKNFQILLLNNCFIKQFKEKEANLLSQNLFKIKLNMEKDILRHFLEEFVAHKTEHNECKIKINGSDYSISVQKMNSILLLLLNK; translated from the coding sequence ATGACCCCAAGAAAAAATAAGACTCGTTCTAAAAAAAATATTACTAGTTCAGAGGACCCCTCTCATTCTTTGAGTACAACACCCCCCCAAAAAAGCTTGTTCCTAATTGTTGGGATTGGTGCCTCTGCGGGGGGATTGGAAGCGTTAAGAGCCTTATTTTCTCATTCCAAACCGGATGACCGGCTTGCCTTTGTGGTAGTGACTCATTTAAGCCCGGATAAAATAAGTATTTTGCCAGAGATATTGCAGCAATTTACCTCACTGAAAGTTACCACCATTGCCGACAATCAAAAAATAGAACCGAAACATGTTTATGTTTTACCCCCGGGAAGATATGTCCACATTCATCAAGGAATCCTTTTTCTGAAAGAGCCGACCCCAGAAACAAAAATGCATCCTATAGATTTATTTTTCCGTCTCCTGGCAGAAGATCAGGGCTCAAAGAGTGTTGCCGTTATTCTTTCGGAGACAGGAAATGATGGCACTATCGGATTGCGTGTCATTGCAAAGCAAGGTGGAATTGTCATTGCTCAAATAGCCAAGTCAGCCTTTTATGATGTGATGCCCAAAAGTGCTATAAATACTGGATTGGTTGATTATATTTTTGCTCCCGAAGAAATATACCCTTTCCTCATTAACTATGCCGCTCATTTTGAGCATGCCCATATACCCATACAGGCAAGCATTGCAGAAGAAATAAAGCAAATATTAACCTTGCTCAGAAACAATACTGGGCATGATTTTTCCTTGTATAAACCCAATACCATTTTTCGCAGGATTCAAAAGCGTTTGAGTCTTTTACACCTCGATAATCTGGAAATTTATATCCAATACATCCAACAGAATCCGAATGAACTCCAAATTTTATTCAAGGAATTGCTCATCAATGTCACCAATTTCTTCCGCGATCCTGAAGCATTCGAGCAACTCAAAGAACTTTTACTTACCCAGATTTTGGTAAATAAATCCCAAAGTGAACATGTCAGGGTTTGGATTCCGGGGTGTTCTACCGGTGAAGAGGTGTATTCAATAGCCATTATTTTGCAAGAATGCATGGAAGAATTAAAATGTCATTTTAATGTCCAGATTTTTGGGACCGACATTGACGAAGAAGCAATTGAAATAGCTCGCTCTGGAGTATTTCCCCTCGATATTAAGAATGATATTTCAAAGGACCGGCTCAATCGATTTTTTATGCGGGAAGAACATTCTTATAAGGTGAATATCGACATAAGAAAAATGATTATCTTTGCCGTACAAAATCTCATTAAAGATCCACCTTTTACAAAACTTGATTTATTAAGTTGCAGAAATTTACTGATTTATTTAAGCTCGCAATTACAAAAGAGACTTTTTTCACTATTTCACTATAGCTTAAATCCCGGCGGGATCCTGTTTTTAGGAACATCAGAAGCGATCAGTGGCTCTGTTGATTTATTTACAATTCTAAATAGAAGGTGGAAGATTTTTCAAAGGCGAGGCGGATCCGCTCTATTTAGCACCATAATGAATCCCCCCTTTCTCACGCAACAAACTGAATTAATGAGCATTGATATTATGGAACAGAATAATCAAAATACAGAACCAAATTTATCCCGTTTAATTGAGCGTATTTTACTGGAAAATTACGTCCCGGCCTCATTTGTTCTCGACGAACAAGGAAAAATTATTTATACCTACGGGCGAACAAGCCGATATATTGAATTTGCAGCGGGGGAAGTCCGATTAAATTTTATTGATATGATACGGCCCGAACTAAAATCCAAGGTTTTAGCTGCAATGCGTAAAGTATCAACCCTGCAAAAAGAGGAGATCCTTAATGGCCTTCCTTTTAAAGAAGATACTGAATTTAAATACATCAATATACGGGTAAGACCACTCCCGGAAGCAAAACCTTTTAATCGAACATTGCTTTTATTAATTTTTGAAGAGACCCCCACAACATTACAGTTAAATGAAGTGCCCAAAAATGATAAAAAAAGCGAGCTGGGTAAACGCATTATCCAGTTAGAACAAGAACTTAAATACACCAAAGAAAGCCTGCAATCTACTATTGAGGAATTGGAAACGTCCAATGAAGAATTAAAGTCGAGTAACGAAGAGTTGCAATCAACCAATGAAGAATTACAAAGTACCAATGAAGAAATTGAAACCTCAAAAGAAGAGTTACAATCCTTAAATGAAGAACTCACCACCGTAAACTCGGAACTTGAAAGCAGAATTGAACAACTCTCAAGTGCAAATGACGATATTAAAAACCTGCTTGATAACACAGAAATCGCGACCATTTTTCTGGATAAAGATTTATGTATTAAACGCTTCACCCCAAGGGCAACAGAAATTATTAACTTAATTCCAACTGATGTGGGCCGTCCCATTAACCATATTGTTTCCAACCTGGAATACGATAGATTAATGGAGGATGCGCGCAGGGTACTTAAAACATTAGAATCCAAAACTACCGAAGTAGTCGATAAAAGCGGACGTTGGTATTTTGTCCGTATTATTCCATATCGTACTGTAAACAATATTATTGATGGTGTGGTGATCACCTTTTTAAATATTCATAATCAAAAGAAAGCGGAAAATGAATTAATGCGATTGGAAAGTCAGCATAAAATCACCCAAGAAATCGTAGAAAAATTAATTAATGACTACTCTTGCCCTGCTTTGGTTTTAGATAAGAACTTCCAGATTCTGCTCCTCAATAATTGCTTTATAAAACAATTTAAGGAAAAAGAAGCAAATCTGCTTTCCCAGAATCTGTTTAAAATTAAACTTAATATGGAAAAAGACATATTGAGACACTTTTTAGAGGAGTTTGTTGCACATAAAACCGAGCACAACGAGTGTAAAATTAAAATAAATGGAAGTGATTACAGCATAAGTGTTCAAAAGATGAACTCTATATTATTATTACTATTAAATAAATAG
- a CDS encoding sensor histidine kinase: protein MSSNGNKESSLPIQDELKNIQDELLLKQNNLNKKEQEIYSLNLEIAELKKQVAELYDLNSKPFFTVDENFKIHAVNFQGAVLVNYERFQLVNTSFLNLISTFTKNTLKKCIQALARNQGKQICELELLKKGGERRFVVAECYYTKDKLIAMALKDITYVRQLESQQIQLNQSLETVTNLFQNMSDAIATLDKEFYFKIINPSFIKFFSRIFAMKIHTGMNFLTLISDFSEYKKQLITACEQALLGKSTTILIENSNEFDEAIFCFEINFTPLYNHSAQENEVILLIKDLTNYYLQKRSKMREQSKLAHVIRLNTMEGMASALAHEINQPLTAIFLYSQTCLLQLKLEEEKLDPSVFCLLNKIISQAKLASEIMTRMKSFIFKDVHFPQETDINNLIKDTIIFLDSEISHSKLQINLVLEEHLPKLNIDRIQMMQIITNLTRNSIEAIQETTNQTPELTIKTIDKEDGFIEIHFHDNGPGIIPEYQDKILHSYFTTKAQGTGLGLTICRNLIEAHGGKLYINKHNGIGAWFIFTLPKQ, encoded by the coding sequence ATGAGTTCAAATGGCAATAAGGAATCATCTTTACCGATTCAAGATGAACTTAAAAATATCCAGGACGAGTTGCTGTTGAAACAGAACAATTTAAATAAAAAAGAACAAGAGATCTATTCTCTGAATTTGGAAATAGCGGAATTAAAAAAGCAAGTTGCGGAGTTATATGATTTGAACTCCAAACCTTTCTTTACTGTCGATGAAAATTTCAAAATACACGCGGTAAATTTTCAGGGCGCTGTGCTGGTAAACTACGAACGATTCCAATTAGTAAACACCAGTTTTTTAAATTTAATTAGCACATTTACTAAAAATACTTTAAAAAAATGCATTCAGGCGCTTGCAAGAAATCAGGGAAAGCAAATATGCGAACTGGAATTATTAAAAAAAGGAGGGGAGCGAAGGTTTGTTGTCGCCGAATGTTATTATACAAAGGATAAGCTAATAGCGATGGCCCTTAAGGATATAACCTATGTACGCCAACTGGAATCCCAACAAATCCAACTCAATCAGTCCCTGGAAACAGTAACCAATTTGTTTCAAAATATGTCAGATGCCATAGCTACCCTGGATAAAGAATTCTACTTTAAAATAATAAATCCCTCGTTTATCAAATTTTTTTCCCGAATTTTTGCCATGAAAATTCATACCGGAATGAATTTTTTAACCCTTATTTCCGACTTTTCCGAATATAAAAAACAATTAATCACCGCATGCGAGCAAGCTCTATTAGGGAAATCAACTACCATTTTAATTGAAAATTCCAATGAGTTTGACGAAGCTATTTTTTGTTTTGAAATTAACTTTACCCCTCTTTATAACCATTCCGCCCAGGAAAACGAAGTTATCTTGTTGATTAAGGACTTGACCAACTATTACCTGCAAAAACGCTCTAAAATGAGAGAGCAATCCAAATTGGCGCATGTCATTCGCCTCAATACCATGGAAGGAATGGCATCAGCTTTGGCCCATGAAATTAATCAACCGCTGACCGCAATTTTTCTTTACAGTCAAACCTGCCTTTTACAACTCAAATTGGAGGAAGAGAAATTAGATCCCAGTGTGTTCTGTTTATTAAATAAAATTATTTCACAAGCAAAACTTGCGAGTGAAATCATGACTCGTATGAAAAGTTTTATTTTTAAAGACGTACATTTCCCGCAAGAAACAGATATTAACAATTTAATTAAAGACACGATCATTTTTCTGGATTCGGAAATAAGCCACTCCAAATTACAGATTAACCTGGTATTGGAAGAACACCTTCCCAAATTAAATATTGATCGAATTCAAATGATGCAAATCATCACCAATCTAACCCGTAACAGCATTGAAGCCATCCAGGAAACTACAAATCAAACCCCTGAGCTCACCATTAAAACAATTGATAAGGAAGATGGATTCATTGAAATTCATTTTCATGATAATGGCCCGGGTATTATCCCTGAATACCAGGATAAAATCCTGCATTCATACTTCACTACCAAAGCCCAAGGAACTGGTTTGGGTCTGACCATATGCAGAAATCTTATTGAGGCGCATGGGGGAAAACTTTACATTAACAAACACAATGGCATAGGCGCCTGGTTTATTTTTACTTTGCCAAAACAGTAG
- a CDS encoding cupredoxin domain-containing protein encodes MIYSLPKTTILTVFFSGIFINSVFAHAHHEQSTTGNPERAAKATKTILVTASDDMRFHFSQDLEFHDGEVITFKVTNTGKVNHEFSIGDEQEQQAHQKMMRAMPDMVHEDGNTITVKPGETKTLTWKFKSTPKHDVVFACNIPGHFEAGMYRKANITA; translated from the coding sequence ATGATATATTCATTGCCAAAAACAACTATTTTGACCGTATTCTTCTCAGGAATTTTTATCAACTCCGTATTTGCCCATGCGCACCATGAACAAAGCACCACAGGAAATCCTGAACGTGCTGCAAAAGCTACGAAAACTATTTTAGTGACTGCTTCAGATGATATGCGTTTCCACTTTTCACAAGATCTTGAGTTTCATGACGGAGAAGTTATAACGTTTAAAGTGACCAATACCGGGAAAGTAAATCATGAGTTTTCAATTGGTGATGAACAAGAACAGCAAGCACATCAAAAAATGATGCGTGCTATGCCCGATATGGTCCATGAAGATGGAAATACCATTACGGTTAAGCCTGGGGAAACTAAAACCTTGACCTGGAAATTCAAATCAACCCCAAAACACGACGTGGTATTCGCCTGTAATATTCCAGGTCATTTTGAAGCAGGCATGTACCGTAAAGCGAACATAACTGCATAA